The following is a genomic window from Labeo rohita strain BAU-BD-2019 chromosome 11, IGBB_LRoh.1.0, whole genome shotgun sequence.
taaacttatttgagttaactgaacttaaaattttaagacagcagggtaacaaattattttaagctgactcaacaactTGTGTTTTTTAGCGTATGGTAAACCTGGCCTCTTATGATCTGCCCTACATTACATGGAtagatgtatttttatatgtccttacccatttttaaaatctatccCATTAATTCCGTACACTGATTTTTGAGTGTTTAGCAGAAACTTAATTAAAGTAAGTAAGCATACTTAAACTGTTCACATCAAGATAATACAATTTCTTCTAGTGACTAGAATTAGTAATTCTAACTTTCTTTTGCCTTGTTTTATGAGCGACAGAAGCCTGATCACTGCAATGCTATATGTAGAGTAATTGCTTTGGAAGTCTCAAAGTCTCTTAGTGGTGAATAAATAACTGGATTCAAATATGAATCTGtgacaaaattttttttttttctttttttagtttctaaaatctaataaaattacCAACCATGGAATCACAACTCTCATTAGCTTGTCTGTTAGCTCCTTTAGCAGCTCTGACTGCACCACCAACAGCCCCACCAACAGCGCCACTTAACAAGTCCACCAACAGGTCCTCCTAAACCCAAAGGCCCACCAGCAATGCCACCATAAAGGCCACCAACAGCTCCACCAACAATGCCACCAGCAACACCACCAGCAGCGCTACCAAAAACTTCACTAACCAGATTCTTCCACCACCACATCTTCTGCGACGAATTCAGATGTTCTTTTTGACTTGAAAGCTTTTCGTCCCAGTATTGTGTTTCCTGTTGCACTTTTGCCATCTTCTTGTTTTCCCAGTAAGACCAAATTCAAACCCATAATCAGTTCTTTCATTTTCAAGATGTGATCGAAGCTAAACCTGCTGTACAAGAAGAACAAGCACACATTTAAACTCACTGATTTGCAAAAGGTTTTAAACCtgaaaacaactttaaaggagaagttcactttcatttactcacccccatgtcatccaagatgttcatgttttactttcttcagtcgaaaagaattttcttccatatattggacttcaatggggatcaatagGTAGACGGTCCAAGTTGCAAATttagtgcagctttaaagggctctgcacgatcccagccgaggaacaagggtcttgtttagtgaaacaatcagtcgtTCTCTAAGAAAATGCCAATGTGACTATGTAATGCGTAAAGACGCACAcacgcatcacagagctagtgcaagtcgagcatttgtggttaaaaattatataaaccttaatttttttagaaaatggccaatcATTTCTCTTACCCTTATTCCGCggttgggattgtgtagagcctctgaagctgcactgaaactgcaatttggacccaatgatccctattgaagtccactatatggagaaaaatcctggaatgttttcctcaaaaaatgtaatttcctcgtgactgaagaaagaaagatgtgaacatcttggatgatatgagggtgagtaaattaccaggatAACTTTTAGACTTGCTTTTCATCCCCCTGAGAAACACTGggcccagccaaggaagaagggtcttatctagcgtaacaatcggttattttcataaaaataatacaatttatatactttttgatgtcaaacgcttgtcttttctcactctgcctaaactgtttttgttccggttcgtgacagttagggtatgttgaaaaactcccatctcatgttctccctcaacttcaaaatcgtcctatatcactgttttaccttttttgttaagggtgtttgatcttctttgcatgttcactttgcaaagacggggtcagaacttctgcagcgatgtaggatgattttgaaatgatttttgaagttgagggagaaaatacgattggagtttttcgtcataccctaactgtcttgagccagagtacacagagttcaatgagAGGCAAGACTAgcgtttgaaaataaaaatgatttaaattgtattttcgctagataagacccttcttccttgactgggattgtttacaaccgcattgggatcatttaaagccgcatttaaactgcattttggaagctcaaaatcgaggcaccatatcagtccattatattgagaaaaatgctgaaatgttttcctcaaaaaacataatttctttacgactgaagaaagaaagacatgaacatcttggatgacaatgggatgagtacattatatatgaatctttgttttggaagtggacttctccttcaagaaATGCATTTGTAACCTAAGGCTGCAGGATATCGGTAAAATAAGATTAAGATTTATAGTCATTTACATAATAGGTTAAATCCAAATGCTTCTTATAACTTACCTTACAGAAAAACGCAAAGAACTTAgctttaaaataatactaaaatattgtagtatgttaaaatagcacGTTTACTAAGAGGGTTTTCATGACGTGTCATCAATCGgtcatattggcggcactgaatgtaaacagtgtcactgaaccgaacgaaagTAGCATATTTTGcggattattgctgctgaaaatggtcaattattgtcatgttttgggctgtactacaGACTACCAAAAgttaacaaatcaaggagaagagtgcaaaaaactgtctgaggaacaaaagacatttgtggttggccaaaccgaatcaggatttccagggaaagaatcttgacaacatttgtgtttgttcttatcatttcaagtcagacaggtgaaatattaggctgatatcttaattaatactgctcgtatgtatctttcccacatattaactttagtttgtcaaaatattggccctttcctgcttactaagtccttctctatatgatttaacaccttccacacattttttctgtggtttagacagcataagtTAGCAGAACAactattcagtagtacattaaccatgcaatccatgctgttgtttacatctgagtatctccagTATGGCTgcacatctgggtaactgaccaaattgtgacgtaagtgcaaaccctcctAGTGTACCACGCTCTTCATGAACACATAAACTGCTAATGCTTCAAAGTGCTGATCTCATTAAGACTGTTTAATGATGCAGAACAAGCAATTATTAGGCAGTGAACTATACTGCCATTTATAATGTCATCCAGCCATTGATtgtgtgcacaaacacacaaagttCACACACATCAGAAAGGTGTTTATATAGATGGGTGAAAATCTCTGATAAGTAGGCCGTCAGAAGTTTCAGTAAAGCCACATGATGAAAATATCAGATGTCATTTATACTGGCTGTATCCTAATGTGCATGTGTAACAAATATTGATGCGTCTCAGATGCAGCAGTAATTGTGTTGTGTGCACAGATGGTGCAGCAGCGCAATTAAACAAACAGGCCTGAGCTTTTACAAATTTGTGTGGTACGATAAGAGGTTTCTGTGTTcattgtgatataaattcaaTATGGGCTTACACAGGTAGGGTTTGATCAATCGCTCACATATCTGAGGCTGATTTCACAGTTGTCTTTTTGTTATTTGAGTAAATCTTTGACCGGTGTGAGGTGTTTGTCTGTCAGGGTTATCAGGAGGAACAGATGTAGAGGAGCAGCTGTTTGTAAAGTGTTGACAGGAAGTTGTCTTAGTCCTTTCTCGCTTAACTTTACCAATATTTGAGCTGATTTTTCAATGCGCTTATCAATTTCCTCACCACAGATTATTTAATCAGACAGTCAAATGAAATGTTATTGATGCCACGAATGAGACTCAATATCCGCAAGTAAACTAACAGACTACAGAATAGCAGACATAGTTATAGACATTgaaagacaaatacaataaaaaaaacaattaaaaaaaacaataaaagacaaACTCATTGAGATGATCTGAAATGGGTTACAGTTTATTAACAATTCAGAGAGACATAAGTCAGCTTGAAGTGTccattatatttaataacaacaatatacaaaataaaacaacagaacactGTATATTcttgttttacattatattaagctatatttgtagatttaagtagggATGCATGATGTATATttgcaatttttcatttttcatagcATGTTATACTACATTTGCCATCAGTTAATGCTTGCTTAATctttaataacactgttaaatcttgagcaaatctcaaaatgaattcatttttcAAACTGTGCATTACAGTGTTGTCATGCTTGCATTCACTTGATATTggcatatgttttatttttaatttattttgtactaaatattatagaattttaatttaacatggcCACGGCATGAAAATAGCCTAATTTGCAGCTTATTAGTTAGGGAtagaatttaatataatatttgtgcATCTCTAGTTTCAAGTGTTTGCAGATATCATCACTGCATATTTTTCTAAAACTAATAATGTGATAGTTACAATTAAAAGCGGGCGATACACCGGTAGATATAATTAACCAGTAGAAATTTATCAACCGGTGGAGATTTTTGGACTGTCATCTCTATCGCGGTTGCGCACCCATGTGACGTGCTACGTGGTCACAAAAACATATTGTTTGCACACGTTTTTACGCATTGCAgtttacaaacaaatgattttaagcAGCGAATGAGAACTAATTTCGCTAGATGCGCACACTGTCTGAGAGGAGCGCGCACGTGAAGATGGTGCTCATAGAGCGTGGGAGTATTGGaagttatttttgctgctttataaGCCTTGAACGgctaaaaacacacacttgtatgtgtcaaaatgtgtGAGAACACATGTACagtaacagtatattggatccgggcagctcttaaagtgacagcagtcagtcatgttaatcaaacaacaaaagagagaacaTCACTGTTTTTGACTTAATCACTTTTGTACGATGGGGGAATAAAGTTGTAGCAATACGAGGATAAAAtcgaaatgtttagagaattaCATAGAAAGATTTATATGCCACTTAAActcatgccacattaaagagcatgaaAAACTCTTTATTGTAagacattgtttgtattttgtataaaactgacagaatttgaaagcttaGACTTTGGAATTTCTTCTGGTGCTCCCAATCCAAGCCATATGTATGCGTAATATAGgctattctcaaaatattataactttaatcttgtaattgctaTGActtaattcttgtaattttgactttactctcataatttattattctcgaaatattttgagtttattcttgtaattttgactttatgctcaaaatatttagactttattccagtactttattctttattcttgaatatttttacttcattctcaaaatatttcgtcTTAATTTTCGTAATTTCAACTATTCGaaaatattctcaaaatattttgactttattctcataatttcgacttcattctcaaaatactttgactttattctcgttattttgactttattctcataattttgattttattctcaaaatattttgactttattcttgtaattttgactattctagaaatattttgactttatcctttaattctgactttatgtgcaaaatatttagactttattctagtactttattcttgaaatatttcaactttattctcaaaatattttgactttattctcataatttcgacattattcttgtaatttcgatttcattctcaaaatattttgactttattctcaaaatattttgactttattttcgttatttcgactttattctcaaaatattttgactttattctcaaaatattttgactttattttcgtaatttgactttattctcaaaatattttgactttattcttaacatattttgactttatttttatttcgactttattctcaaaatattttgactttattcttaaaatattttgactttattttcattattttgactttattctcaaaatattgactttattttcattatttcaactttattctcaaaatatttcgactttattctctgaatttttactttattcttgaaatattttgtctttattaatgcaatattttgactattatcataattttgattttattctcaaaattttttgactttattctcaaaatatttcgactttattcttgtaatttcgactttattttcgaaatatttcaactatattctcaaaatactttgactttattctcgtaatttcgactttgacttcattctcaaaatatttcaactttattctcataattttgacttcattctcaaaatttttctactttattctcgtattgctacgactttattctcgtaattttgatttttttttttttttttttaaatattacgactttcatttcacaattcttcgatttttttttaaagtggcactaaaatgccatcatacttttgtaactttaagatatatatatttaatttacagagtgaagaatatgcagtatttttaagtattatttgattactttatacagtgtatgtagcatttcttatttgttttactgtagttGTTTTGTCCTGTAGCTTGTAATTAGTTTGTCTTCAGtgagtttgagttttttttttgttttgtttttagacaagttttttgtgatattgacactggagacaagaattatgaaataactggatatcataaagaccttatttaaagcaaaaataactatactGTGATATATATCGTTACCATTAAGTAAATTTTACTGATAATTACTGAAATCGAAGGTggtcatatcgcccacccccaagtacaactaaacattttttatcttcaaaaacaatacaatcagACACATTCCACAATCACAGATTACAACAATTCTTTACCAGAGACTCACTATTGTATTGTATACATGTGACACGTAATTAagtaaaaacatctttttcCACTGCAGTCTTTTAGAGTAAGgtcagtttttttcttcatgaaCTAAATTCCTTTACCAGCCAAAACTGTTCTCGATTTTCTGTTTCTAAGGGACTAACTTCAGCTCAGTCAATTTGCCAGATCTGATTTGTCAGAAAAGATGGAAGCGCAGGATCAAACACTTTCAAATTGATACTGCAATAATTCTTTATTAGCCAGTCTTCCTTTTCATACTATTCTGAGCCTGAGATGATGAAATTATGATATGCTTTTCTTATTTCAACACCAAAGTCTTCTTCCAAAGGTCAGACTAACCCTGTGAGCGAAATTCATTACCGCCCCCATCAAATAATTCGTCCCAAACAGGGTCTATTACATGTCTGTAAAAAACGTCTCATTTTAAGACCATGATTGTAGACGTTTGCAGGCAGGCAGGTTCGCAGAGTTTGATGTCCAAACTATGAGTACGAATCACCAACTGTGGGGTTTTGTAAACTCAAATCAGTGCCCTTTGAGGTTTCTGAAGGGAGGGGCGAAGTCCCGGGAAGGTGGGTGGGGCTGCAGCGGTGGGAGGAGCTTGGAGAGTTAGTTGGACTGAGCTGAATGGCAGTGGTGTCCTGTAGGGTGGGCTCACTGGTCTCCATCTCAAACACAGCTCCGCCCATCCTCATTAACGGCCAACGTTCCCGTCCGGCAGATATCCGAGAGGTTTGTCCGATGGGTCGTCGACTGCAGATGCAACATGCTCCGAAAAATGAAAAGGCCACCAGGAGGAGGATGGGCCCGATGATGATGGGAGGGTTGTTTAAGGGGAGAAGTTTGGTAAAGGCGAGAGCGCCCACAAGGGTGATGTTAATGCCCGCTAGCATGATGCAGAGACCACAGGCGCAGCACAGAGCCGGCGAGGGCAACCCCTGAGAGCGGAGCGCCCTTTTCTCACCTGACTTCTTTAGTCCAGGCCGGGCATCTTGATTCGAGAAAACCATGGTCTCTAAATGCCGTTGACCTTCTCGGCCATTGCATAAAAAGGggaaatgagagagagaaaacagagaACGAGGAGGAGAGCAGTAATGAGTATTCGAACATCCGCCTGcctgtttgtgtgtcatgtcagCACCGGCCCTGAGCCGAGCCAATTCAATTAGTCCCGTCAAGACCAGATGAGTCTGATGATGTGAAAGCTTTGGTTGTGAGGAAATTAGTCTATCATAAAACTTTATTACGCAGTATGTTTGCATGACAAGGTGTAACAGTTATGTCAGTGTTTTAAGCAGACGTTATGTCTGCATAAGGAATTTAatcatgaacatcatggatattttttatatttaatattatatataataagacTGATGGACGGATGGAGAGATAGATGAATGGACGaacagacggacggacagacagacaaatagatggatggacagatagatggacggacgaatggacagatagatggatggacagacagacagatagatggattgatggatggccGGACAAATAGacgaatagatggatggatggatggatggatggacagacagatggatagatagatagatggatggatggatggacagatggacagatagaataatagatggatggatggacggacagacagatagacggatagatggatggatggacagatagatgaatagatggatggacagatagatgaatggacagatgaacagatagatggatggacagacggacagatagatggattgatcgatggacagatggatggatggacggacagatgaacagatagatggatggacagatggccggatggacagacagatggacagatagatgaatggacagacagatagatggatggatggacagacagacggatggatggacagacaaatagatagatagatcaacagatagatggacagacagataaatagacagatggatggatggatggacggacggatggacagaaagatgaatggacagacagatagatgggtggacggacagacggacagatagatagataaatcaacagatagatggacagacagataaatagatagaaggatggatggatggacagacagatgaatggatagatggatggatggatggacagacggacggacagatagatgtATGAACGGATGGAAAGATAgatgaatggacagacagatagatggatggacggacagatagatagataaatcaacagatagatggacagacagataaatagatagatggatgaatggaacgatggacagacagatagatggatagatggacggacggacggacagatagatggatggaggatggatggacagacagataaatagatagatggatgaatggaaggatggacagacagatagatggatagatggatggatggacggacggacagatagatgtatggacggatggacagatagatgaatggacagacagatagatggatggacggacagatggacagatagatagttaaatcaacagatagatggacagacagataaatagatagatggatgaatggaaggatggacagacagatagatggatagatggatggatggacggacagacggacggacagatagatgtatggatggatggacagacataaatggatagatggatggatagacagacaaacagagataaatagatagatagataatttttgtttttaatctacctaagataaatagataaatggatagatagatagatagatagatagatagatagatagatagatagattgatagatagatagatgttatacttgtataaattatttgtatttctatttccaattaaatctatttatagCCTTTTGACTTTGGcccaatttaaatatatgtaatttaacacAACCTATTAAGAGACCCaatcaatataaaaacattcaagCTCAGTAATTAAACCGCGGGCGACATTactctaaaaataaatgaatgcctCTCGGCTCTTCAGGTAAAAGTAAATTCTTTAAACTCACCACAAGAATATATTTCGTAGGGTTGATCGGTGTTGTCCTCTAATTTAACGAATCTTCGCGAGTTTTAGGTGATTCTTTGGTGATTCTTCAACTTCAGCCGCTGGAGGAGCGCATCGTTTCTGTCTGGGCGGATTGTGATGAAGCTACTCATCTGAGCGCTTCCAATGGGTGCAATCCCGCTCATCACCGCCCGAGGCGCTATTGAGTCCAGCTTCATCACTTAAACTCAGAGATCAACACTACGTCCTCCATATGAACCTTCAACGCTTTCAGGTCTGGCTAAAACATTACAAGTTACATGATGCACAACATCTGCTCAAACACGGCTAGCAGAATGTAAATTCACTTGCAAACAGTTGTTACACATCTAAGTTGTCGTGATACTTTCATATCGAAGGACAAGTCCTGTCCCCTCAGTCTCCTCCACATGACTAGAAAGGAATAAAAGCACGCTCTTTTCAGTGCAAAAAATCCTTGAGGAAAGGTTTATATTCCTGTCCTTTCGTCTACTGTGTTTATTCGCGTTCAGGTGCTCACAGGAATGAGTGTGCACTGGCTGTTCATTCAGGCCATTTACATGAggtacatttattataatttacgaaaagaaaaaaatcttcatgCTTGCCAGGTTAAATCAGTGTGATCAAAATAATGATATCaatcattaaatttacattgttatacaCAGTAACAATCCACAGTATTGCTTTATTAAGTGCAATGAATAAAGACTCAAGTGTCAGTGCAAactactttatttctcaaaactgGAAAACCAAATTAACACCTGTGGTCTGTCCCAAAGTTTCCACAGACAGCATTTCTGAAAGCCTTATTTACTCCATTAGAGTATCACAGAAGCACTGAATACTGAGAACATAGCCATTAACATGAGGTAGCGCCCCCTAGTGTCATCCCTGGCACATGAAATGTTTCCCAACACTTacttataaatgtacatacattaaATACCACTTACAATTCTTACCATTTCATCTTACCTCAAATAGCATTTTGAGCAAGAAATAACAGGAAAAACCAACCGTGTATGATTTATAATTTGATAATACAAAAGGTAATAGAGAGGTCATTTCGTTATTTTGCACATTGGGAGCTCTGCCCCCTAAAACTGGCACAATTTGCACTAAACTCAAAccgaaaaattaaaacacactcACATCTCTTTAACTGAACTCCCCTGATgcatagaaaaatatttaactttacaacaaaataatgttcAACACTCTAAAAGACAAAGCAGAACcatgaaaaaatatacataaaatgaaaaaatatattcatctgaaatctgaaaagacatgaaaaatacataCTGTGCAATATTTACTACCTATCTGAGCTGAAAATATCTGATATAACACCTCATCAGCACCCTCAGTAAAGCAGCAATAGCTCTCGATTGCATTTCCATTTAAGACATACATAGCGATGCACCTCAGAAAGTTATTTTAAGGTATGTTACTCTCAGACAGAACGGATTTACATAGCTCAAATAAACCTAAACATTATTCGCTCAGTTATAAGTACACTACAGCTAGAcgttatataaaacaaacaatagaaaAGTCACAAAGCAAGAGGTCCAGTGCTTTACAGTAACTCAAATGGcttttaaaatggttaaaactagttttaagaatataaatattaatgtagaTTAAAAGCCTTTGTAGATTCCCTCAGAGCTGAGCACCCTTTTTATATTCGACTGACAATCACCACCAGCCATAAATATTTGGTAATAAATACTTCAAAAAGCACATTTTCTGATGCTTAAAACAAAACTCACATGACTCACAAAGACgtgtaaataaattagaaaCGTCTTGATGTTTTTGGTTTGTATGTGTAAGGTTAGTCTGTGCTACATGTTGGTAGCACTGAGCTTGTGGTGCATATACGTGGGGTTAGAGTGGATTACGGTTTGCTTGAGAACCCATCCGTATGTGTATGAAGGGTTCTAATGCACCATGGTGTGCACGAGTATAACTGGAGCACCTGTGCGGTGGGTAGGCGTCAAGTATTGGCACGTAGTTTTTGGGACTGAGCTCGGCGTCGGGCTAATCTAGAGTTAGATGGAGGGGAGAGCCTCATAGAGCAGACCACGGCACCAAAGTCCTCTTGCTCTTCCTCTTTCTGAGACAGCTGCCGATTGAACGCGATGGCTTCAGCTGCGAACTGTGTCAGGTCTTTGGTGCTGCAGTTTCTGTGGGTTCAACCAGAGAGACGGTTAGAAACATTACAGAAACTGGAAGATCTTAATCTACTGCAACAAAATCAAATACCTTTGTAGAACACGAGGAGTTGGAAGAACTCTTTCAGGTGCATTCTGAAAatttaaatgagtaaataaaaatgtaataaaagtaaatgtacatataatgaTATACAtgatatacacactaccagtcaaaagtttttggacatttattattataaaaacatttattattattattattattattattattatgttgaaaacagctgagtagaatttgttaggtttctttgatgaatagaaagttcagaaggacagcatttatctgaaattataaatgtctttatcatcactattTATacgtttaaagcatccttactaaataaaagtattaatttctatcatttctttcccaaaaaagaaaaaaaaaaatactgactccaagtttttgaatggtatagtgtacaatgttacaaaagctttcttatttcagataaatgcttctCTTTGGATCTttgttttcatcaaagaatcctggaaaaaaaaagtactcagctgttttaaatattgataataataataataataataaaaatcagcatattgcaatcagcaaatcaacatatttgaatgatttctgaaggatcatgtgacactaaagactgaagagtaataatgctaaaaattttgctttgatcataggaataaattatatttaaaaatatattaaaatagaaaacagttattttaaataataaacatatttcaaaatttgactgtttttgctgtactttggatcaaataaatgaaggcttggtGACCAGAAGCGACTTttcagcattaaa
Proteins encoded in this region:
- the LOC127172859 gene encoding transmembrane protein 275; translation: MVFSNQDARPGLKKSGEKRALRSQGLPSPALCCACGLCIMLAGINITLVGALAFTKLLPLNNPPIIIGPILLLVAFSFFGACCICSRRPIGQTSRISAGRERWPLMRMGGAVFEMETSEPTLQDTTAIQLSPTNSPSSSHRCSPTHLPGTSPLPSETSKGTDLSLQNPTVGDSYS